Sequence from the Candidatus Palauibacter scopulicola genome:
TCCTCCGACACTTCCTCCGCTCCGCGCGGCAGGGAAGCCGGATACGGCGCCATCTCCGAGGGCACGTACTCCTGCGTCTGGTAGAGGACGACGAGGTGCCCGCCCCGGCGGGCGTACTCCAGGAGACGCCGGTTGTGTTCGACGAGGTCTTCGCGCACGGCGTAGGCGCGGGTGCCCACGACGATCGCGTGGAAGGCCGCCTCGTCGCCGGGGTCCGCGCCGCCGGCCGCATCCAGTTGCGCGAGGGCGGCTTCGTCCAGTAGTTCGACCGTGGCGCCGAGCGCCTCGATCCCGGCCGGCACTTCGTCGCCGACCCCCATCACGTAGCCGACCCGCACGCCGTCCAGATCGGCGACGGGAACGGACCGGACCGGCATGCGGGCGGGGCGCCACAGCCGTGCGAGCGGCAGGTCCCGGTGCTCGATGGTCCGGTATCCCCGGCGATGGTCCACGCCCCTCGCGCGGGCCACGGCCGCGACCTCCGCTTCGCCGCGCCATCCGGCCGGAGGCGCGATGACGAACGCCGCGTCGAGGATCTCGCCCGGAGTCCGGAAGTCGTGCTCCACGATGCCCGGAGTGCCCGGGACCGTCGCCCACCCCTGCGGCAGTTCGAGCCGAACGGCGGCGGAGAGGGGCGCCGCGTTCGCCACCACCCGCGCGCGCACCTCCATCGGTGCCAAGGCCGGCTCCCCCGGCGACCCGCCGTCGCCGCCCGCGTCATCGTCGTCGCCGCCGACGGGCACGATCCCCACGCCCGGCGCCAGGGAGACGGAAAGGGCCGGCAGCACCTCCACCCTCCGCGTCACGGAGCCGTACGGCAGGCGCGCGACGGAGGCCGTCACCGGAACCGTGCGCACGATGGCGTGCCCCCCGATGGCGAGTTCGACCCCCGCCGCCAGCGCCGGCCGCCGCCACGGGAGGTGCAGGTCCGCCGAGTTCGAGACCTGGTAGTGGTTCTCCGACACGTTCCCGCGTCCGAAGTACGGTGCGGCGGGGGTGGCCGGAACCTCGACCTCGGTCGCCTCGGTCGAGCCGTCCGGTCGAGGTGCGATCCGGCTCGGCGGCACCACGATCTCGCCGCCGCGGCTCGCGATCCACGCCGTGGCCCCGTCGCCCTCCGCGGACTCCGGCGCCTCGACCCTGACGTGGACCGCGGCCGTTTGACCCGGCGCCAGCACGGCCTCGCCGCCGCCCGCCGCTCCGCCCGCAAGCTCCGCGGACACCGTGGTCCCGCTCGCCGCCAGCACGGCTTCCTCGAACTGTCGTTCCTTCAGCGAGAGGTGAAACCGCGTCTCCGGAGCGTCCGGCAGCGCCGCGACCGCCGCCCGCACCCATCCCAGCCCGCGGGCCAGGTCGGCGACGGCGCGCCGCGGGTCGCGGAAGTCGAACGCCTCTCCCACGGCGCCGACAAGGCGGTCCAGATCGGCGAGCAGCGAGTCCGCCTCGGGAGAGGACGCCTCGCCCAGGAGGGTGGGGAGCCCCCTCAGCGTCGTGTCGAGTCCCGCGAAGAACGAACCGGCGATTCCCGTCGCCGCCCTCGCCCCGGCCCCCGTCCCGTCACCGATTCCGTCGAGGCGTTCGTAGAAATAGCGGCCGCCGCCCGTTCGCACGCGCCCCGCCGTCTGGGAACGCTGCAGGCCGAGCCCCCGGCTGGCCCAGCGCTGGTACGTGTCGCCGAGCCACGGGCTCATCCCGGTCGCGTTCACCGCCACATCGTACGGTTCGTCGACGCGAACCCCTCCGCGGAACGTGCGGAGGACCCGCCACGGCCGGAGTCCCTCTTCGGAGATCTGGCGCGGGAAGCGCGCAGGGTCCGCGGCCGCGGCCACGGCTTCCGGCGTCAGCAGCCCCGCCGCGTGGTGGTGGCCGTGCCCGTCGCGCGCCGACCCGTGGAACCGGCTCACGACGACAAGCGGCCGGTTGAGGCGGATGATACGGACCATGTCCTCGAGCACCGCCTCGCGGTCCCAACTGCGGAAGGCCTCCTCCACGGACTTCGAGTACCCGTAGTCGACCGCCGTCGTGAAGTAGAGGTCGTCCAGACCGTAGTAGCGGCCGGAGAGGACGAGTTCGCGCGTCCGGATCAGCCCGAGGGCGTCGAAGAGTTCCGGGCCGATCGCGTTCGCCCCGGCTTCGCCGCGGTTGAGGCTGAGGAGGGCCGTCCGGGCACCCCACCCCCGGCTGGCCAGCGTGAGCATGCCGGCATGTTCGTCATCCGGATGGGCGGTGACGTGGAGCAGGCTGGCGGTCGTAGCGAGCTTCTGGATGCGGTGCCAGGCCCCCATGGCCCCCCGGTCCACGTCCAACCGTTCCTCTCCCACCGGAGCCGGGTAGGCGAGGACGCGGTCCGGCGCCCGGCCCGCGGGGTCCGCTTGCCCCGCCGCAGCCGCAGCCCCCGCGAGGGTCGCCAGGGCCGCAAGGGCCGCCACCGAAAGGACGGCGCCGAGTCCGGGTTGCCTGCGATCGATCATGGATCATCCAGGTCGGAGGGTCCGCGCTCGCATCGTGCCCGCGGGCGGAGGTCCCGGCAAGGAGGCCTTGCGAGCAACCCCAGACCGCCGATACTCAAACGGATCGTTCCACGGCCTCCGACTCCGAACCCGATGACAGACTCCGACATCCAGATCACGGTTGAGGGAACCCCGAACCCGCACGCGGCGAAGTTCGTGCTCGATCGCGATCTTCCCGGTGAGGGGAGCCGCAGCTATTTCGATCCCGAGTCCGCCGCCGAGGACCCGCTGGCGGCGCGCCTGTTCGAGGTGGATGGCGTCCGCGCCCTGCTCATCGTCGAGAATTTCATCACCGTGACGAAGACCGCCACGCTCGGCTGGCCCGACCTGCTGGACGAGATCGAGGAAGCCATCCTGAAAGCGCTCGGCACACTCCGGTAACGGTTGCCCATTCCCCTCATTTGGGGGGGGACGAAGGTACCTCGAAGAGCCCGCCCGCCCGTCTTTATCTTCTTTTGGTACAACGTGTTGATACCGACTACATACCTCCCCGTAGGATCGTTTTCGGGCGACGGAACCACCGGCGCCAGGTCCATCACCACGGGAAGGAGGAACATGCTTACGCTGCGCTGCTTCGGCGAGGTCACGGCCTCGGATGCACGAGGGGCGAGGATTACGCTGCGGTCACGGAAACACATGGGGCTCCTGCTCTATCTCGTGGCGCACCCCGGCATCGTTCACATGCGGGAGAAGCTCGCTGACCTGCTCTGGGACAGTCGCGACCGGAAGGCGCGACACTCGCTCAGCCAGGCGCTCTACGACATCCGGTCGTCGATCGGCCCGGTGATCGCCGTGGACATCAGCACGGTCCGTCTCGTGCCGCAGCGGGTCAGCTACGAACTCGATGCCTTCGAACGAGCGTTCCAGGCCAGGGACCATGAGACCGTCATCGATCTGTACCGGGGCGATTTCGCCCCCGGCCTGCTCAACATGGGAGCCGACGAGTTCGAGCGCTGGCTGGACGCCGAACGGGAGCGCTGTCGCGTCCTCGTCGCGATGGCGCTCAAGAACGTGCAACAAGCGGCCGAAGAGAGAGGCGATTGGGACCAGGCGTGTCTGGCCGCGCTCCGGCTCGTGAGACAGAACGAGTTTGACGAACACGCGCACAGCACCCTCATGCGTGCGCTATGCATGAAAGGCGACTACGCCTCCGCGCTCGCCTACTACCGGGCACTCGAGAAATGCGGCTGGGTCGCCAGCGCCGACACGCTCACGGAAACGGCGGCGTGGGCCAGGAGTCAGCTCGATGCCGCCCCGCCCGTAGTCCGCGAGCGCCAGGAGCCGCACATGTCGGATCGAGGGGGCGAGTTCCGCCAGCTTAGCCTCGCTCTCCGTTCGTCCCGCGCCGCGCCCGTACGGTTGGTCCTGGCCGGCGAGCGCGGTCTTGGGCGGGAAGATGTGGTGCGGCACTTCGCCCGATTCGTCCGCGGAGGGGGAGGGTTGGTGCAGTGGCTTCCGCCGGATCTTGCGGAGACGCGAGAGAATCTGGCCTCGGAGCTGGGCCGACACTCCGGAAAGAACCGGCTCATCGTCATCAGAGCCGACGTTCAGGATTGGGCCGCCGTCGATGAGGTGACGCGGAGCGCGGACTTCGCGGGCGCCATGGTGGTTGGCTTCTCAAATCCGGCGGTGGCTCGACAGGCGGAAGCCGCGCGTCTGGTCGACTTTACGATCCCCTTCGATCCCCTCACCACCGAGGCGTGTGCGGCGTCGATTCAAGCCAGCGAGAGGGGCTGGAGTCGTCCCCAGGCGGTCGAGAGCGCGAGGCTCTCCGGAGGGAACCCGGCTCTCGCCCGGGCCATCCTCAGGGCGTGGATGCGTCACGGCTTCAGCCCCGCGACCGCCGGCGACCGGGAATCGGGCGGGCGATTGGCCTACGAGCGGTCTGCCGAAGTTCGGTCGCTCGTCGGCGGTCAACTGGAGTCCCTCTCGCTCCCGGAGGAGCGGCTGGCGACGACGCTCGCGTTGCTCACGCACCCTGCGCGCGCGCACGCCGAATCGATCGTGACTGGACATTCGAGTCAGGATGCCCTTGAAGGGCTCCGGGAAAAGGGCTGGTTACACTCCGAGACCGGCCAGTGGACCGTGAGCCGCCCCCTGGCCGGCGCCGTGCTCGCGTGGAATCTGCCGTCGGACGAGAGAACGGAGGTTCACCTGGATGCGGCTCTAACCCTTGAGGCCGCAGGTCTCGCCGCGCGTGCGGCGGCCGCCTCCGAGTTCGCCGCGGCCGGAGAGTCCTCTCGCGCTTTCGGCCTGGCCTGCGAGGTGGCTAAGAAGGCCTTGAGGGAAGGGCGATCGCCGGTCGCGGGTCAGGCCGCCGCGTTGGCGTTCGAGCATGCCGCAGCCGGAACCGATCGCCTGCGCTCCGGGTTCCTCCTCTCGGAGGCCGAGTTTCAGCGGGGACGGTTTCGGCGGGCCACTAGCGTGCTGCACCAGATCGCCGCGGTCGCCGACACCGGGAACGATCTGAGCCGTGTCCAGCTTGCGTTGGCGCGGGCGGACGTGGCGACGGGCGATCGCCTCACGGTGGAGTTGCACCGACAGAATCTGGTGGAAGCTCGCAGCCAGGCGACGGACCCGGCGCTCCTTCGCGCGCTGACCGTGCAGATGGCCGTGCTCGAGGCGACGGAGTCCGAGTCCCTGCTCGACGGGCACCCCGGTTTCGAGAGGATCCGCGCGCATCTTCGCGGGATCGTCCGCGAGGACGCCGCCTACGGGGGTGTGTGGTGCGACGCATTTCGGCTCCTCTTCCAGAGGGTTGGAGGTCGAGGCGGTCTCGCGGAGGCTCGCGGGGTGCTCGAGACCTACCGTCACGGGCTCGGTCGGCTCGGCTACGAGGGCCTCAGGGCCGCCACCGCCGCGGAGTTCTGGGTGGCCATGCGAGGGGCACGGCTTCACGACGCCCTCCAGTTGCTCGAAGACACCTCCGAGACCTTGAATGAGAACCGGCACGAGTCCGCGAACCTCAACAACCTGGGCGCCGTCCTGCTCGAACTCGGCAACTTCGAGCGGGCGCTCGATGAACTCGGCCGCAGCCGCGAAATGGACGAGGCGCTTGAGACTCCACCCGAAGCCCGGGCCTACGCCCTGCTGAATCAGGCGCAGTGCTTCTTCTTCAAGGGGGACTACGCTCGGTGCCGGGACTACATGGAGCCGTTACTCCGGCGTCCCGGGCACGCGGGTCGGCATCCGTTCGGGGCGCAGGCATGGGCACTCTCCGGCCTTCTGGCCATGACCGATGACGATCAGCGGGAGGTGGAGGCCTGCCTCGAGCTCTTGGGGGATGGTTCCAACGGCGTCGGGGAGAACGACCTCTACCTGGTGACCTGGTTTCGTGCCGCGGCGATGGGGACTCGCGACCGCCGGGAAACCGTCGCGAATCTCATCGATGCTGCAGACCATACCGCCGAAATCGACCGGCTGAGCGCCGAGAAGCTGAGAGTGTTGGCCGGCACCTATTCCCCGGCGAACGGACCCGGCGATCAACGCGAGGCCTGCAGCTTCCTGCGGTCGGCCGGCGCCTCCTGGTTCGTGCGCTTCGCACACAACTGGCTGCGCGCGTAACGACGGCTTGCCGCACGGCGTACTCGCCGGCCTCCCGCCGCCCGTCCCCGGACCTTCCCGCCCGCGTCCGAATCGGCGTCCCTCGCGCGTTGCTACTACGTACCTAGTTGACAGCGGCGTCCCGGCGCGTTTACGCTGAATCGGGAACGACGCCCCGCCCGGTCCGCCGGCGTCTCGATGGCGGCCGGCCGGGGCAGGTGACGCTGATGGTTCGGGAGGGAAAGGACGAGACTCGTGGAGATCAAGTTCACCACGCGGGAACTCGACCTCATGGCGGTGCTGTGGGAGAGAGGGGCCTCGACCGTCGCGGAGGTGCAGGAAGGCCTCGGCGACGAGTTGGCCTACACCACCGTGCTCACGATCCTCCGGACGCTGGAGGAGAAGGGGTACGTGGGGCACACCCAGGAGGGGAAAGCCTACCGCTATCACACGCTCGTGGGGCGCGACTGCGCCGGCGCGAGCGCGGTGCGCCGGCTGGTTCAGAAGATGTTCCAGGGGTCGCCCGAACTGCTGCTCACGCACCTCGTCTCGGACCGGGCGCTCTCGAAGGAGGACCTCGAGAACCTGCGCGGTCTCGTCGACGAACGCCTCAGCTCGAAGGAGTAGGGACATGGTCATCGCCTGGATCGGATACTGCCTGTTGATTTCGGGACTCCTCGCCCTGGCGGCCCTCGCCTCGGAGCGGGCGCTCGGGCACTTCCGGAAGCCCGTGCGCTGGGCGTGGTTCGGTGCGATCGCCGGGTCCGTGACGGTGCCCGTGGTTGCCTTCTTCGCGCCCGGACTCCTTCCCGGTTTCGGGGTGTCATCCGCCGCCCCGGCGGTCGGGTTGAGCGGCCTGACGGTCGCAACCGCGACGCCGGAAGTGCCCGCAACGGCCGCGTCGGCCGGTGGAGCTTTCGACGCGGCGGCGGTCGGCACGGTGCTGGGGTGGGGCTGGCTGCTCCTGGCCGCCGCCATGATCGGCTATCTCGGGCGCATCTACGGCCGGCTGCGGGCGGAGATGCGGACGTGGAAGCCGGGCCGCGTGGCGGGATCCGCGGTCATGATTTCCGACGAACGGGGGCCGGCCGTCGTCGGGATCCGGCGCTCGGTCGTCGTCATGCCGAAGTGGATCCCCGAACTCGACGACCGGCTGCTCCGCCTCGTCTTCCTCCATGAGCGCGAGCACCAGCGCGCCGGCGACCATCGGCTCTTCGCGGCGGCGGTCACCGCGCTCGTCCTGATGCCCTGGAACCCGGTCGTGTGGTGGCAGCTGTCCCGGCTGCGGCTCGCGATCGAGTTCGACTGCGACCGCCGCGTGCTCGGTCGGGGGGAATCGCGGCGTGACTACGCGGACGCCCTCATCACTGTCGGGAGCCGCGTCTCCGGGCCGCTGCTCGCCGCGGCCGCCTTCGCCGAACGGAAGCCGGCCGTGGAACGGCGCCTGCGCCGCATGACCGAGCCGCCCGCCAACATGCGTCTGCTCCGAACGCTGGGCGCCTCGGGGCTGGCCATGGTCGCGGTCCTCTTCGTCCTCGGCTGCCCCGGGCCCGAGAGCGGCGTGAACGCGCCGGAAGCGCCCACCGCGACGGTGACTCCGCCCTCAGAAGCCAGTGATTGGGTGCCCCCGGTGGTGCCCGGCGAGGACGCCATCGGGCGCGGCGACCGGCCGTCCTTCATCGCGTTCGACAGGCCTCCGGTGCTTCAGAACGCGACGGAAGTGGGGGACGCGCTGGTGCAAGCCTACCCGCAGAACCTCAAGGAAGCGGGAATCGGCGGGCGGGTCGAGATGTGGCTCTACGTCGACACGTCCGGCATGGTCCGGAACTCGGAACTCAAGACGAGCAGCGGCAGCGACATCCTGGACGACGCCGCCGCGCGCGTCGTCGCGACGATGCGCTTCGAGCCCGCGATGAACCGCGACCAGCCGACCGACGTCTGGGTCTCCCAGTGGGTCACCTTCCAGATTGCGGCCGACGCGGACACTCCCCCCGCTCGTAGCATTTCCGTAGGCGATGAGGGCGCTCCCCTCGTCATCGTCGACGGCGTCATCCAATCCGAGGGCACGAGTCTGGGAGACCTCCAGGCCCTCGATATCGACCATGTCGAGATCATCAAGGGTCCGAAGGCCATCGAGTTGTACGGCGAGCGGGCCAGCAACGGCGTGATCGAAATCACGACCAAGGACGGCGCCGCCGGCAGCGATGCTCCGGTGGATGACCGCCCATCCTTCATATGGAGCCGCATGAGGGAAGGGGCCCCCTCCAGAACGCCACCCCCGACCGACCGGGGCCTCGAGATCGAAGACATCGTTCGCACGGGGGTCCTCGACGATGCCGACGGGGATCGCCTGCTGGAGGTCCGGATCGTACCCCGCCCGGAGAACATGCCCGATCCGCTGATCGTCATCGATGGCGTGATTTCCGATGCCACGGGGCTCTCGGAACTCGGTACGCTCGACATCGATCATGTCACGATCGTGAGAGGTGCGCGCGCCCATGAGACGTACGGAGAGAAGGCCGGACATGGCGTGATCGAAATCACGACAAAAGCGGGTGCGAGGGACAGCGGTTCGAAGGAGTAGCGACATGGTCATCGTTTGGATCGGATACTGCCTGCTGATTTCGGGACTCCTCGCCCTGGCCGCCTTCGCGACCGAGCGGGCGCTGGGTCACTTCCGGAAGCCGGTGCGCTGGGGCTGGTTCGCGGCGGTCGTCGGCTCGGTGGCGCTCCCGTTTGCGGCGTTACTCGCTCCCGGCCTCCTCCCGGGCCTCGGCGCGTCGCCGTGGGCTCCTCTCGTGGAGTTGAGTGAAGCGGTCGTCGTGGCCTCCGCGCCGGCCGCGCCCGGGGCGGCGGAATCCACGGCGTGGTTCGGCACCGGCGCGCTTAGCGTGTTCGCGGGCGGGGTCTGGGCCTTGCTCGTGGCGGGGATGCTCTTCCACCTCGGGCGGGCGTACCGGCGCCTGCGGCTGGAGATGCGCACGTGGACGCCGGGTCGCGTCCTCGGATCGCCGGTCTTGATCGCGGACGGCCGGGGCCCCGCCGTGGTCGGAATCCGACGCCCCGTCGTCGTGATGCCGAGGTGGATCCCCGAACTCGACGACCGGCTGTTGCGCCTGGTCTTCCTGCACGAGCGCGAACACCAGCGCGCTGGCGACCACCGTCTGTTCGCCGTGGCCGTCGCGGCCCTCGTGCTGATGCCGTGGAACCTCTTCCTGTGGTGGCAGGTGTCCCGGCTGCGGTTGGCAATCGAGTTCGACTGCGACCGCCGCGTCCTGGAGCGGGGCGAGTCCCCGCGCGACTACGCGGACGCACTCATCACGGTGGGTGGCCGTGTCTCCGCGCCCCTGCTGGCCGCGGCCGCCTTCGCCGAGCGCAAGCCGGCCGTGGAACAGCGGCTGCGCCGCATGACCGAACCGCTGGCCCGGCTCCGCATTCCGAGAACGCTGGGAGCTACGGGCGTGGCGGCGCTCGCCATCATCCTCGTCCTGGGCACCCCCCAGCCCGAGGCGCCAATGGATGCGCCCGCGCCCGCGGCCGATGCCGCCCCGGGTCACGAGGTCGAAGGGAACCAGCTGGTCCGCCCGGACGAGGGAGCCGCGCCGGCCGAGCGGCCGACCTTCGTCGCGTACGACACGCCCCCGGTTATGCAGAATGTTGGCGAGATCCAGCAGATACTCGAGAGAGCCTATCCGCTGAATCTGAAGAATGCGGGCATCGGCGGCCGGGTCGAGATGTGGCTGTACGTCGACCTGTCCGGCGCCGTGGTCAACCAGGAGATCAAGACGAGCAGCGGCAACGACACGCTGGACCAGGCCGCCATGGAAGTCG
This genomic interval carries:
- a CDS encoding BTAD domain-containing putative transcriptional regulator yields the protein MLTLRCFGEVTASDARGARITLRSRKHMGLLLYLVAHPGIVHMREKLADLLWDSRDRKARHSLSQALYDIRSSIGPVIAVDISTVRLVPQRVSYELDAFERAFQARDHETVIDLYRGDFAPGLLNMGADEFERWLDAERERCRVLVAMALKNVQQAAEERGDWDQACLAALRLVRQNEFDEHAHSTLMRALCMKGDYASALAYYRALEKCGWVASADTLTETAAWARSQLDAAPPVVRERQEPHMSDRGGEFRQLSLALRSSRAAPVRLVLAGERGLGREDVVRHFARFVRGGGGLVQWLPPDLAETRENLASELGRHSGKNRLIVIRADVQDWAAVDEVTRSADFAGAMVVGFSNPAVARQAEAARLVDFTIPFDPLTTEACAASIQASERGWSRPQAVESARLSGGNPALARAILRAWMRHGFSPATAGDRESGGRLAYERSAEVRSLVGGQLESLSLPEERLATTLALLTHPARAHAESIVTGHSSQDALEGLREKGWLHSETGQWTVSRPLAGAVLAWNLPSDERTEVHLDAALTLEAAGLAARAAAASEFAAAGESSRAFGLACEVAKKALREGRSPVAGQAAALAFEHAAAGTDRLRSGFLLSEAEFQRGRFRRATSVLHQIAAVADTGNDLSRVQLALARADVATGDRLTVELHRQNLVEARSQATDPALLRALTVQMAVLEATESESLLDGHPGFERIRAHLRGIVREDAAYGGVWCDAFRLLFQRVGGRGGLAEARGVLETYRHGLGRLGYEGLRAATAAEFWVAMRGARLHDALQLLEDTSETLNENRHESANLNNLGAVLLELGNFERALDELGRSREMDEALETPPEARAYALLNQAQCFFFKGDYARCRDYMEPLLRRPGHAGRHPFGAQAWALSGLLAMTDDDQREVEACLELLGDGSNGVGENDLYLVTWFRAAAMGTRDRRETVANLIDAADHTAEIDRLSAEKLRVLAGTYSPANGPGDQREACSFLRSAGASWFVRFAHNWLRA
- a CDS encoding NifU N-terminal domain-containing protein, whose protein sequence is MTDSDIQITVEGTPNPHAAKFVLDRDLPGEGSRSYFDPESAAEDPLAARLFEVDGVRALLIVENFITVTKTATLGWPDLLDEIEEAILKALGTLR
- a CDS encoding PIG-L family deacetylase: MIDRRQPGLGAVLSVAALAALATLAGAAAAAGQADPAGRAPDRVLAYPAPVGEERLDVDRGAMGAWHRIQKLATTASLLHVTAHPDDEHAGMLTLASRGWGARTALLSLNRGEAGANAIGPELFDALGLIRTRELVLSGRYYGLDDLYFTTAVDYGYSKSVEEAFRSWDREAVLEDMVRIIRLNRPLVVVSRFHGSARDGHGHHHAAGLLTPEAVAAAADPARFPRQISEEGLRPWRVLRTFRGGVRVDEPYDVAVNATGMSPWLGDTYQRWASRGLGLQRSQTAGRVRTGGGRYFYERLDGIGDGTGAGARAATGIAGSFFAGLDTTLRGLPTLLGEASSPEADSLLADLDRLVGAVGEAFDFRDPRRAVADLARGLGWVRAAVAALPDAPETRFHLSLKERQFEEAVLAASGTTVSAELAGGAAGGGEAVLAPGQTAAVHVRVEAPESAEGDGATAWIASRGGEIVVPPSRIAPRPDGSTEATEVEVPATPAAPYFGRGNVSENHYQVSNSADLHLPWRRPALAAGVELAIGGHAIVRTVPVTASVARLPYGSVTRRVEVLPALSVSLAPGVGIVPVGGDDDDAGGDGGSPGEPALAPMEVRARVVANAAPLSAAVRLELPQGWATVPGTPGIVEHDFRTPGEILDAAFVIAPPAGWRGEAEVAAVARARGVDHRRGYRTIEHRDLPLARLWRPARMPVRSVPVADLDGVRVGYVMGVGDEVPAGIEALGATVELLDEAALAQLDAAGGADPGDEAAFHAIVVGTRAYAVREDLVEHNRRLLEYARRGGHLVVLYQTQEYVPSEMAPYPASLPRGAEEVSEEDAPVRLLRPDHPFMAAPNRLSEADFDGWIEQRGSKFFTEWDAAYTPLVETHDTGQAPQEGVWLTAPVGEGRYTYLALALHRQLPYGVPGAYRILSNVISWR
- a CDS encoding TonB family protein, yielding MVIAWIGYCLLISGLLALAALASERALGHFRKPVRWAWFGAIAGSVTVPVVAFFAPGLLPGFGVSSAAPAVGLSGLTVATATPEVPATAASAGGAFDAAAVGTVLGWGWLLLAAAMIGYLGRIYGRLRAEMRTWKPGRVAGSAVMISDERGPAVVGIRRSVVVMPKWIPELDDRLLRLVFLHEREHQRAGDHRLFAAAVTALVLMPWNPVVWWQLSRLRLAIEFDCDRRVLGRGESRRDYADALITVGSRVSGPLLAAAAFAERKPAVERRLRRMTEPPANMRLLRTLGASGLAMVAVLFVLGCPGPESGVNAPEAPTATVTPPSEASDWVPPVVPGEDAIGRGDRPSFIAFDRPPVLQNATEVGDALVQAYPQNLKEAGIGGRVEMWLYVDTSGMVRNSELKTSSGSDILDDAAARVVATMRFEPAMNRDQPTDVWVSQWVTFQIAADADTPPARSISVGDEGAPLVIVDGVIQSEGTSLGDLQALDIDHVEIIKGPKAIELYGERASNGVIEITTKDGAAGSDAPVDDRPSFIWSRMREGAPSRTPPPTDRGLEIEDIVRTGVLDDADGDRLLEVRIVPRPENMPDPLIVIDGVISDATGLSELGTLDIDHVTIVRGARAHETYGEKAGHGVIEITTKAGARDSGSKE
- a CDS encoding BlaI/MecI/CopY family transcriptional regulator, translating into MEIKFTTRELDLMAVLWERGASTVAEVQEGLGDELAYTTVLTILRTLEEKGYVGHTQEGKAYRYHTLVGRDCAGASAVRRLVQKMFQGSPELLLTHLVSDRALSKEDLENLRGLVDERLSSKE
- a CDS encoding TonB family protein, with protein sequence MVIVWIGYCLLISGLLALAAFATERALGHFRKPVRWGWFAAVVGSVALPFAALLAPGLLPGLGASPWAPLVELSEAVVVASAPAAPGAAESTAWFGTGALSVFAGGVWALLVAGMLFHLGRAYRRLRLEMRTWTPGRVLGSPVLIADGRGPAVVGIRRPVVVMPRWIPELDDRLLRLVFLHEREHQRAGDHRLFAVAVAALVLMPWNLFLWWQVSRLRLAIEFDCDRRVLERGESPRDYADALITVGGRVSAPLLAAAAFAERKPAVEQRLRRMTEPLARLRIPRTLGATGVAALAIILVLGTPQPEAPMDAPAPAADAAPGHEVEGNQLVRPDEGAAPAERPTFVAYDTPPVMQNVGEIQQILERAYPLNLKNAGIGGRVEMWLYVDLSGAVVNQEIKTSSGNDTLDQAAMEVAAQMRFRPASNRGEPTAVWVSQWVTFRVI